Proteins encoded within one genomic window of Calderihabitans maritimus:
- the secG gene encoding preprotein translocase subunit SecG gives MKIVLTVFQVVVALALIASVLLQSGRSAGISGAIAGGAEAFFGKKKGIDELLNKISAVLAIAFLVLTLLLSLV, from the coding sequence GTGAAAATAGTACTTACAGTATTTCAAGTAGTCGTCGCTCTAGCACTGATAGCTTCGGTCCTGTTGCAGTCGGGTAGAAGTGCCGGGATTTCTGGGGCTATCGCCGGGGGTGCTGAAGCTTTTTTCGGCAAGAAAAAAGGTATTGATGAACTGTTGAATAAGATTTCTGCTGTTCTAGCTATTGCTTTTTTGGTATTAACTTTGTTGTTATCATTGGTCTAA